The proteins below come from a single Dehalococcoidia bacterium genomic window:
- a CDS encoding VIT1/CCC1 family protein encodes MPNSAAERYRTNYLEEREAAALYRQLAEAEKDPNLASVYRQLAEMEDRHAAVWEARLRELGEPLPPPGMRWRARLIAWLAKRFGAGAVVPMLLTSEQDAGRSYLHQPEARAAGMPAQERTHFHVFRTLTAPGGLGGPAVALLEGRHRSAGGNALRAAVLGANDGLVSNFSLVMGVAGATLESSSVLVAGFAGLLAGALSMALGEWLSVQSARELYSRQIAIEREELEVSPEEEAAELALIYQAKGIPREQAERLAQSIVAAPETALETLSREELGIDPEELGGSAWVAAGASFLLFAIGAVIPLFGFLFANGLTAVALSAIASAVGLFVIGAGITLFTGRSIWYSGLRQVLFGAVAAAITFGIGSLVGVGLGL; translated from the coding sequence ATGCCCAATTCGGCTGCCGAACGCTATCGCACCAACTATCTTGAAGAGCGCGAGGCAGCAGCGCTCTATCGTCAGCTTGCTGAGGCGGAGAAAGACCCTAATCTTGCCTCGGTTTATCGGCAACTGGCGGAGATGGAAGACCGCCACGCCGCCGTCTGGGAAGCGCGCCTGCGCGAGCTTGGTGAACCGCTTCCGCCGCCGGGGATGCGCTGGCGCGCGCGGCTGATCGCTTGGTTGGCGAAGCGCTTCGGCGCGGGCGCCGTGGTGCCGATGTTGCTCACATCGGAGCAGGATGCCGGCAGGAGCTATCTTCATCAGCCTGAGGCGCGCGCTGCCGGTATGCCGGCGCAGGAACGAACGCATTTCCACGTGTTTCGGACGCTGACAGCGCCGGGCGGGCTCGGCGGTCCGGCGGTGGCGCTGCTGGAAGGGCGGCACCGCTCCGCCGGCGGGAACGCCCTCCGCGCTGCGGTTCTCGGCGCGAACGATGGGCTGGTCTCGAACTTCAGTCTCGTTATGGGGGTTGCCGGCGCGACGCTCGAGTCATCCTCGGTCTTGGTCGCCGGCTTTGCCGGCCTTCTTGCCGGGGCGCTGTCGATGGCACTCGGCGAATGGCTCTCCGTCCAGAGCGCGCGCGAACTGTATTCCCGCCAGATCGCCATCGAGCGGGAAGAACTGGAGGTTTCTCCTGAGGAAGAAGCTGCTGAACTGGCGTTGATCTACCAGGCAAAAGGCATCCCGCGCGAGCAGGCGGAGCGGCTTGCGCAGTCGATCGTTGCCGCACCGGAAACGGCGCTGGAGACCCTTTCGCGAGAGGAGCTGGGCATCGACCCAGAAGAGCTGGGAGGATCGGCGTGGGTGGCGGCCGGCGCTTCGTTCTTGTTGTTCGCCATCGGCGCGGTGATCCCGCTCTTTGGGTTCCTCTTCGCGAATGGCCTCACCGCGGTCGCGCTGAGCGCTATAGCGAGCGCTGTCGGCCTGTTTGTCATCGGCGCTGGGATCACGCTGTTTACGGGGCGCAGTATTTGGTATTCGGGGCTGCGCCAAGTACTGTTTGGCGCTGTGGCGGCGGCGATCACATTCGGGATCGGCTCACTGGTCGGTGTGGGGCTCGGGCTGTGA
- the serA gene encoding phosphoglycerate dehydrogenase, which produces MRILVADPIAEEGIAILRSVAEVDVITKQTPEELIRRIAAYDALVVRSETKVTAPVIDAGVRLRAIGRAGVGVDNIDVEAATRKGITVVNAPTGNTIAATEHTIALLLALARNVPQAHMALKAGRWERAKFTGVEVRNKVLGIIGLGKIGSEVARRALGLQMRVVGYDPFVSEDHARNIGVEFADFDTVLRVADFLTVHIPLSNETRSLIGEAQLAKMKPTARVINVARGGIIDEDALFRAVEDGRIAGAAVDVFSHEPTTDNILFKSDKIIVTPHLGASTEEAQVQVAVDVAEQIVDVLHGRPARYAVNLPHVPAETLKALQPYLPLAEALGAMAAQLARGQVSSVMVTYEGEIAQHDTALLKAAVIKGLFRASSEDQINLVNAAFVARERGLRLTEQKTTDSENYTSLIRIAIDRQGEKTVVAGTVLRGEPRVVQINDHDQMDIAPAGTMLLCHNTDRPGVIGRVGTLLGQRDINIAFMSVARDHPRGRALMIVGVDEPISDEVLNEVRALDGIDDAVVVSL; this is translated from the coding sequence GTGCGCATTCTGGTTGCCGACCCGATTGCCGAAGAAGGCATCGCTATCCTCCGGAGCGTCGCTGAGGTCGACGTCATCACAAAGCAGACGCCCGAGGAGCTGATCCGCCGCATTGCGGCGTACGACGCCCTCGTTGTGCGCAGCGAGACGAAAGTGACCGCCCCTGTCATCGACGCCGGCGTTCGGCTGCGCGCGATCGGCCGCGCCGGTGTCGGCGTCGACAATATCGATGTGGAGGCGGCAACGCGCAAAGGGATCACCGTCGTCAACGCGCCGACCGGCAATACGATCGCGGCGACCGAGCATACGATCGCGCTGCTCCTCGCTCTTGCCCGCAATGTGCCCCAAGCGCACATGGCGCTGAAAGCCGGCCGCTGGGAGCGCGCCAAGTTTACGGGGGTCGAGGTGCGGAATAAGGTGCTCGGCATCATCGGTCTCGGCAAGATCGGCTCCGAGGTCGCCCGGCGCGCTCTCGGCCTCCAGATGCGGGTTGTCGGCTACGACCCGTTCGTGAGTGAAGATCACGCCCGCAACATCGGGGTCGAGTTCGCTGATTTCGACACCGTGCTGCGGGTCGCCGACTTTCTCACGGTCCATATCCCCCTCTCAAACGAGACCCGCTCGCTGATCGGCGAGGCGCAGCTCGCCAAGATGAAGCCGACAGCGCGCGTGATCAACGTGGCGCGGGGCGGCATCATCGATGAAGACGCGCTCTTCCGTGCGGTGGAAGACGGCCGCATTGCGGGCGCCGCTGTCGACGTCTTCTCCCACGAGCCGACGACGGACAACATCCTCTTCAAGAGCGACAAGATCATCGTCACGCCCCACCTTGGCGCTTCAACGGAAGAGGCCCAAGTGCAAGTGGCGGTCGATGTCGCCGAGCAGATCGTCGACGTCCTGCATGGCCGGCCAGCACGCTACGCCGTCAACCTGCCGCACGTTCCTGCGGAGACCTTGAAAGCGCTGCAGCCGTACCTTCCTCTTGCCGAAGCGCTCGGGGCGATGGCCGCGCAGCTGGCGCGCGGCCAAGTGAGCAGCGTTATGGTGACGTATGAGGGCGAGATCGCCCAGCACGACACTGCCCTCCTGAAAGCAGCCGTGATCAAGGGGCTGTTCCGCGCCTCGAGCGAGGACCAGATCAATCTGGTCAATGCCGCCTTTGTGGCGCGGGAGCGCGGACTGCGGCTCACCGAGCAGAAGACGACCGACTCTGAGAACTACACCAGTCTCATTCGTATCGCTATCGACCGCCAAGGGGAGAAGACGGTTGTGGCGGGCACCGTCTTGCGCGGCGAGCCGCGCGTTGTCCAGATCAACGACCATGACCAGATGGATATCGCTCCGGCGGGAACGATGCTCCTCTGCCACAACACCGATCGCCCGGGGGTGATCGGTCGAGTTGGCACCTTGCTCGGCCAGCGCGACATCAATATCGCGTTCATGAGCGTCGCCCGTGACCATCCGCGCGGCCGCGCCCTGATGATCGTTGGGGTCGATGAGCCGATCTCCGACGAGGTGCTGAACGAGGTGCGCGCCCTCGATGGGATCGACGACGCGGTCGTCGTGAGCTTGTGA
- a CDS encoding alpha/beta hydrolase, translating into MRRGYLATSSGLIHYRTAGSGEERLLLLHQTPLSSAVYDHLLPLFAERYCVVAIDTPGYGESDPPPPGGWGIPDYARAVIEALDALGWQRAHLVGRLTGCSVAVEVAAAAPERIQRLVLSGLPDYDEETRQAKLAALKWTPMRPDGSQTTELWRFLRATNPALPTAVIHRMHLGILRPGPRNEEAHRAVFRYDPKTRIPAIEAPTLLLYGERDYFLDRIETLRPLFRRAQLQFIPGGQQLIFENPVGFAGAVLDFLARPLAPSQPEPHTDQ; encoded by the coding sequence GTGCGGCGCGGCTATCTCGCGACCTCAAGCGGACTGATCCACTACCGCACAGCCGGCAGCGGAGAAGAGCGTCTTCTCCTGCTCCACCAGACGCCGCTGTCGAGCGCGGTCTACGACCACCTCCTTCCGCTGTTCGCGGAGCGCTACTGCGTCGTCGCGATCGACACGCCGGGCTACGGCGAATCCGACCCGCCGCCGCCTGGCGGCTGGGGGATCCCCGACTATGCGCGCGCCGTGATCGAGGCGCTCGACGCCCTCGGATGGCAGCGGGCCCACCTCGTCGGCCGCCTGACAGGCTGTTCGGTTGCCGTGGAGGTGGCCGCTGCTGCGCCGGAACGGATCCAGCGGCTGGTGCTCTCTGGCCTGCCGGACTATGACGAGGAGACCCGGCAGGCGAAGCTCGCCGCCCTGAAGTGGACCCCCATGAGACCTGACGGCAGCCAAACGACCGAGCTCTGGCGGTTCCTGCGCGCAACAAATCCGGCGCTTCCGACTGCGGTCATCCACCGAATGCACCTCGGGATTCTGCGCCCTGGGCCGCGCAACGAAGAGGCACATCGCGCCGTTTTTCGCTACGACCCCAAAACGCGCATCCCTGCGATCGAAGCGCCGACCCTCCTGCTCTATGGCGAGCGGGATTACTTTCTCGATCGGATTGAGACCCTTCGCCCGCTCTTTAGGCGAGCGCAGCTCCAATTCATTCCCGGCGGACAGCAGCTTATCTTCGAGAACCCCGTGGGGTTTGCCGGGGCGGTGCTGGACTTTCTCGCCCGGCCGCTCGCCCCCTCACAGCCCGAGCCCCACACCGACCAGTGA
- a CDS encoding GAF domain-containing sensor histidine kinase: MDARFRQLTTVVLPIAFVAGLIAADRFVIAPWIPGWLSLLLTLAIAGVGVVTFNGIIMKRLDASQQRIITQNRQLAALDEASIVIASELSLERVLQRIVDIVRELSGARYAALGILGPDGFLTDLITSGLTPAERAAIGSLPRNHGILGTMLREGQPVRVPNLAAEPRRTGFPPNHPPMSKLMGVPIVSGSTVIGNLYLADKVDGSEFTDDDERLIVLLAAHAAVAIENARLHQQVQRLAASEERNRIARELHDGTIQSIYGVNLVLEDAQDLLRSDPAAASARLDEAIEALNAIILEIRGYIHNLRSMLEPSSLTEMIADLVASHRRTTGVDIQFSAEGQLPLDSDAPWHVLQLVREALSNIARHADAKRVAIRLARRDDAMTIVIEDDGRGFDPAAPNRVGNGLRNMRERAAAVGGALQIESAPGAGTRLVVTIPIAQGVRA; encoded by the coding sequence GTGGACGCGCGGTTCCGTCAGTTGACTACTGTCGTCCTCCCGATCGCCTTTGTCGCGGGCCTCATCGCCGCTGACCGATTCGTGATCGCGCCGTGGATTCCCGGCTGGCTCTCCCTCCTGCTCACGCTTGCCATTGCTGGGGTCGGGGTCGTTACGTTCAACGGCATCATCATGAAGCGGCTCGACGCTTCGCAGCAGCGGATTATCACCCAGAACCGGCAGCTGGCCGCCCTTGACGAAGCGAGCATCGTGATCGCGTCGGAGCTTTCACTGGAGCGCGTGCTCCAGCGGATTGTCGACATCGTCCGCGAACTGTCGGGCGCGCGCTACGCTGCTCTCGGCATTCTTGGCCCCGACGGTTTTCTGACAGACTTGATCACCTCCGGCTTGACGCCAGCCGAGCGCGCCGCGATCGGGTCGCTTCCCCGGAACCATGGCATCCTTGGAACGATGCTGCGCGAGGGGCAGCCGGTCCGGGTCCCCAACCTTGCCGCAGAGCCGCGACGAACAGGGTTTCCGCCGAATCATCCGCCGATGTCGAAGCTGATGGGCGTGCCGATCGTCAGCGGGAGCACGGTTATCGGCAACCTCTATCTCGCCGATAAGGTCGACGGCAGCGAGTTTACCGACGACGACGAGCGCCTCATCGTCCTGCTCGCCGCTCACGCCGCGGTCGCGATCGAAAACGCTCGCCTTCACCAGCAGGTACAGCGCCTCGCCGCCTCCGAAGAGCGGAACCGCATCGCTCGCGAACTGCACGACGGGACGATCCAGTCGATCTATGGCGTCAATCTCGTCCTCGAGGATGCACAGGACCTGCTCAGAAGCGACCCGGCGGCTGCTTCCGCTCGGCTTGACGAAGCGATCGAGGCGCTGAATGCGATAATCCTCGAGATTCGCGGCTACATTCACAATCTCCGCTCGATGCTGGAGCCAAGCAGCCTCACTGAGATGATCGCGGACCTTGTCGCCAGCCATCGGCGCACAACGGGGGTCGACATTCAGTTCTCGGCAGAAGGGCAGCTTCCGCTCGACTCCGATGCTCCTTGGCATGTGCTGCAACTGGTGCGCGAAGCGCTCTCCAACATCGCCCGCCATGCCGACGCGAAGCGGGTGGCGATCCGCCTCGCGCGCCGAGACGATGCGATGACCATCGTGATCGAGGACGATGGCCGCGGTTTCGACCCTGCCGCGCCGAACCGGGTGGGGAATGGCCTGCGCAATATGCGCGAGCGCGCCGCCGCCGTCGGGGGAGCCCTGCAGATCGAGAGCGCCCCGGGAGCGGGGACCCGACTCGTGGTGACCATACCGATTGCCCAAGGAGTGCGAGCGTGA
- a CDS encoding response regulator transcription factor: protein MTENTAPIRIMIVDDHEVVRQGLKTLLERRERLAVVAEAGSVQEAVREALRTEPDVIVMDVRLPDGTGVEACREIRAERPGTKVLMLTSYADEEAVFASLMAGASGYLLKQTRARELVSAIETVATGGSLLDPGVAERALQRIRAVAAGERTPEERQLETLTEQERRILPLIAQGKTNKEIANELILSDKTVKNYVSSILSKLGLTRRSQAAAFAAKQLSQQR from the coding sequence GTGACCGAGAACACGGCGCCGATCCGGATCATGATCGTTGACGACCATGAAGTTGTCCGCCAAGGCCTGAAGACGCTCCTCGAACGGCGGGAGCGTCTCGCCGTCGTCGCCGAGGCGGGCAGCGTTCAGGAGGCAGTGCGCGAGGCGCTCCGGACAGAACCGGATGTCATTGTGATGGATGTTCGTCTTCCCGATGGGACGGGCGTCGAAGCCTGCCGCGAGATCCGCGCCGAGCGGCCGGGGACGAAGGTGCTCATGCTCACCTCCTACGCCGATGAGGAGGCCGTCTTCGCCTCGCTCATGGCGGGAGCGTCCGGGTACCTGCTGAAGCAGACCCGCGCTCGCGAACTGGTAAGCGCGATCGAGACAGTAGCAACGGGCGGCTCGCTCCTCGACCCCGGCGTCGCCGAGCGCGCGCTGCAGCGGATCCGGGCCGTCGCCGCCGGCGAGCGCACTCCGGAGGAGCGTCAGCTCGAGACGCTGACGGAACAGGAGCGCCGCATTCTTCCGCTCATCGCGCAGGGCAAGACCAATAAAGAGATCGCCAACGAGCTTATCCTCTCCGACAAAACCGTGAAAAACTACGTCTCGTCGATCTTGAGCAAGCTTGGCCTGACGCGGCGTTCCCAAGCCGCCGCCTTCGCCGCGAAGCAGCTGTCGCAGCAGCGCTAG
- the accA gene encoding acetyl-CoA carboxylase carboxyl transferase subunit alpha, with protein MLRWPEFLTRFGPARREDEPPAGEPSAATLDTCPSCGANLTSDIEYRRLRVCASCRHHFALSARERVDLLADPNTFREINRGLRSGDPLAFSDKLPYRERLVDAQRRTGLAEAVLTGVCRIAGHAVVLGALDFDFLGGSMGAATGEKIARAFEQATREKLPIVLIVTSGGARMQEGILSLMQMAKTVAAAKRHHSAGLPFISVLTDPTMGGIYASFASLGDITLAEPGALIGFAGPRVIESTIGQRLPPGAQRPEFLLRHGQLDQIVDRAKLRGLVAQLLNLVDSPYRLTATEEAALSTVAPRAGETAWETVQLARHNRRPTTLDYIRLMTTGFVELHGDRVFGDDPAIVGGLAELAGQPVVIVGHERGHPGDPVDRNEGRARPEGYRKARRLMLLAAKLRLPLVTLIDTPGAYPGLESEERGLAGALALCLATMVELPTPIVSAIIGEGGSGGALALGVADRVLMQENAIYSVIAPEGAAAILYHDPSRAEELASALRITARDCRAFGVVDALVSEPVGGAHHDPEAAAHLLKSALVHELVELQRQPIDKLLARRYKKFRTMGEAASSLPRSESAPRGE; from the coding sequence ATGTTGCGATGGCCAGAGTTCTTGACGCGGTTCGGTCCAGCGCGACGGGAGGACGAGCCGCCGGCGGGCGAGCCGAGCGCAGCAACGCTCGACACCTGTCCTTCCTGTGGGGCGAACTTGACAAGCGATATCGAATATCGGCGGCTGCGCGTCTGCGCATCGTGCCGGCACCACTTCGCCCTCTCCGCCCGCGAACGCGTTGATCTGCTGGCCGACCCGAACACCTTCCGCGAGATCAACCGCGGACTGCGCAGCGGCGATCCGCTCGCCTTCTCCGATAAGCTGCCGTATCGAGAGCGGCTGGTTGACGCGCAGCGCCGGACCGGCTTAGCAGAAGCCGTTCTCACCGGCGTCTGCCGGATTGCCGGCCACGCGGTGGTCCTCGGCGCGCTCGACTTCGATTTTCTCGGCGGCTCGATGGGCGCCGCGACGGGCGAAAAAATCGCCCGCGCCTTCGAGCAGGCGACCCGCGAGAAGCTGCCGATCGTTCTCATCGTCACGAGCGGCGGCGCGCGGATGCAGGAAGGCATTCTCTCGCTGATGCAGATGGCCAAGACGGTCGCGGCGGCCAAACGCCACCACAGCGCCGGCTTGCCGTTCATTAGCGTCCTGACCGACCCGACGATGGGCGGGATTTACGCCTCCTTCGCCAGCCTCGGCGACATTACGCTTGCCGAACCGGGAGCGCTGATCGGTTTTGCCGGGCCTCGCGTCATCGAAAGCACCATCGGGCAGCGCTTGCCGCCGGGCGCGCAGCGGCCGGAGTTTCTCCTCCGTCATGGCCAGCTTGACCAGATCGTCGACCGCGCCAAGCTTCGCGGGCTGGTAGCGCAGCTCCTCAACCTTGTTGACTCCCCCTATCGCCTCACGGCGACAGAAGAGGCGGCGCTCTCGACAGTCGCGCCGAGAGCCGGCGAGACGGCCTGGGAGACGGTGCAGCTCGCACGGCATAATCGCCGACCGACCACGCTCGACTACATCCGGCTGATGACGACGGGGTTCGTCGAACTGCACGGCGACCGGGTTTTCGGCGACGATCCTGCGATCGTCGGCGGGCTTGCGGAACTGGCAGGTCAGCCGGTGGTCATCGTCGGACACGAACGGGGCCATCCGGGCGATCCAGTCGACCGCAATGAGGGCCGCGCTCGCCCCGAGGGCTACCGGAAGGCGCGTCGGCTGATGCTGCTTGCCGCCAAGCTCCGGCTGCCGCTGGTCACCCTGATCGATACGCCCGGCGCCTACCCCGGCCTCGAATCCGAAGAGCGCGGGCTGGCCGGGGCGCTCGCTCTCTGTCTCGCCACGATGGTCGAACTGCCCACCCCCATCGTCTCCGCAATCATCGGCGAGGGTGGCAGCGGGGGAGCGCTCGCCCTCGGAGTGGCCGACCGCGTCCTGATGCAGGAGAATGCGATCTATTCGGTGATCGCTCCGGAAGGCGCCGCAGCCATCCTCTATCACGATCCTTCCCGTGCCGAAGAGCTGGCGAGCGCGCTCCGGATTACGGCGCGTGACTGCCGCGCGTTCGGCGTCGTTGATGCGCTCGTCTCCGAGCCGGTTGGGGGCGCCCATCACGACCCGGAAGCGGCTGCTCATCTCCTCAAGAGCGCCCTCGTCCACGAGTTGGTCGAACTGCAGCGCCAGCCGATCGACAAACTGCTGGCGCGTCGCTACAAGAAGTTCCGGACCATGGGCGAGGCGGCATCGTCTCTTCCTCGGAGCGAGAGCGCCCCGCGAGGGGAGTGA
- a CDS encoding HD domain-containing protein, whose amino-acid sequence MERPRITVRDVAASLEIDALITGANRALGVLGYTEHGQRHASTVAASAQNLLLRLGYPERTAELAAIAGYLHDLGNVVNRRDHGHSTGLLVYDILRRLGMPVDEIVEVVTAVGHHEDDGAPVSEISAAVIIADKADVHRSRVRNPDPRTFDIHDRVNYAVTRNAIDVDPVRRVIKLDLTVDTTMVSIMDFFEIFLDRMVLSRSAAQFLQCTLQLMINGVVLDSRHQDRVEEYFIPQFE is encoded by the coding sequence ATGGAGCGTCCTCGGATCACCGTTCGCGATGTCGCCGCTTCTCTCGAAATCGACGCGCTGATCACCGGCGCGAACCGCGCGCTCGGCGTCCTCGGCTACACCGAGCACGGACAGCGCCACGCCTCCACGGTAGCGGCGAGCGCGCAGAACCTCCTCCTTCGCCTCGGCTATCCCGAACGGACCGCGGAGCTGGCCGCGATCGCGGGCTATCTCCACGACCTCGGGAATGTCGTCAATCGGCGAGACCACGGCCATTCCACGGGACTGCTTGTCTACGACATCCTGCGCCGGCTTGGGATGCCGGTCGACGAAATCGTGGAAGTGGTAACGGCAGTTGGTCACCATGAAGACGACGGCGCGCCCGTGAGCGAGATCTCTGCAGCCGTCATCATCGCGGATAAAGCCGATGTGCATCGCTCCCGGGTCCGCAATCCCGATCCCCGCACGTTTGATATCCACGACCGGGTCAACTACGCGGTTACGCGCAACGCGATCGACGTGGACCCTGTCCGGCGCGTGATCAAGCTCGACTTGACCGTCGATACAACGATGGTGTCGATCATGGATTTCTTCGAAATCTTCCTCGATCGAATGGTGCTGAGCCGGTCGGCAGCCCAGTTTCTGCAATGCACCCTGCAGCTGATGATCAATGGGGTCGTGCTCGACTCTCGTCATCAAGATCGCGTTGAGGAATACTTCATCCCGCAATTCGAGTAG